The proteins below come from a single Danaus plexippus chromosome 9 unlocalized genomic scaffold, MEX_DaPlex mxdp_24, whole genome shotgun sequence genomic window:
- the LOC116767714 gene encoding telomerase-binding protein EST1A isoform X3 codes for MDDDCKDYKKLKPQQQLYKPGSGPLRRSRYGLDAKMESFDIENSTRGRDKSHYGSQQSINGEDVPASNRYRKPEQQLYVPRSGDSSADIDKRATISGINTNEVQYSDKESEDKVESTDNQNDSESLSHLSTNLSDMTNLDWTEEVEKNIKLDDVCNSSASFSQSESFSQKKPTNKPEVKEAEPRESKRSARSRRRDRRSSSRGHKNTEKKERNRKDSNVSIAYEPERSRKDSNVSIQYDASYGPKQRERERRDSHRSNRSSTIGNSRDDLDRWRSLRSYSREHSSERRIVSQCNSRDTSANRATSPKDNEGFRVPTNTAKTWSTANQKRSNGPVNGRAGSSERKSPEHEGGGRRSKKRYVRKRRNAENTQPANNSSANINWRDEIIESKKHDRSEGTHNRNRLNSVLSEKSVTETGSQPGLIILPQSSMTHFQKDQNIRGAPNETQKTLFDHHNPSKPIIIQTTPSKHDMRMERGVKEFPRYGCSEGERGARHTALLQTVDRADAILKTHTLQGPLALAANWSDVLDTRKFLQGALQRLLMSDLKFCQADNIEQQFWKILYYHFIENLRKSIATVTPEEKPEVVKLINTIIDEGNTFFENLVQMLEKTYKFNTEDYLNDNHVLPPKGLGYVGLALISVQKLYVFLGDLARYKEQVNETNNYAKSKLWYTKAQQINPKNGRPYNQLAILAIYARRKLDAVYYYMRSLMSSNPFQSARESLLSLFDENRKKYEAAERKRRAAAESKAGDSGDGAAGGSGVRGGLRGAAGGSGVRGGLRREVWVRPSGHRTTTLSHARRDSFNSITPVELNKTFITSYLHVHGKLITKIGMETFHVCACQMLRQFRSLLNRVPLPTPAPRLLQLTALNMFAVETTAQAKGSNGEERSAWLECALGVSLLMFGALLERCCALLPEPQHTQQHADALLLLPAIKMWSDWMLCHSSIWNPPPSFDNFELESENDPWDWLAKLMNILEALDDKSLEFENEPKEGYIPVRLPEDASLAGFTPLMYMEPALAHVAPHAHVAPHAAEHALRMRKLLFFGTEYLVGVEPPVLKLEYPVGEQPRYVSAVQRAQADYPPLQHLSEDSEVDESVSTTSGPTSLSEAVEAPDDDTRDLLRRRDLLENRRATIEKRRQRMQEMLSTGWVSVEVEVRPRWLVPDTNCFIDHLPLLQAVASAPSQPYNLAVPLVVVTELEGLKKCSRLGVKARDALAWVCGGGAGGAGGGTVRLATARGSLLTSRTFTAEQDEGRATNDDRVLATALNLQANLTADGAEVRADGGCVRVVVLVTDDRNLRVKALSADLPAKDLLSFAQWAGLHADTKPKSDARSADV; via the exons ATGGATGATGATTGTAAGGATTACAAGAAACTTAAACCACAACAACAGCTATACAAACCTGGTAGTGGACCTTTAAGGCGATCTAGGTATGGTCTGGACGCCAAAATGGAATCATTTGACATAGAGAACAGTACCAGAGGAAGGGATAAATCTCATTATGGCTCCCAACAGTCTATAAATGGGGAAGATGTGCCTGCAAGCAATCGTTATAGAAAACCTGAGCAACAACTATATGTACCAAGATCCGGAGACTCAAGTGCTGATATTGATAAAAGAG CTACAATAAGTGGGATTAACACAAATGAAGTCCAGTACAGCGACAAGGAATCCGAGGATAAAGTGGAAAGTACTGATAACCAAAACGACAGTGAATCACTATCTCACTTATCAACAAATCTTTCCGACATGACAAATTTG gATTGGACTGAGGAggttgagaaaaatataaaacttgatGATGTATGTAATTCATCAGCATCGTTTTCACAAAGTGAAAGCTTCTCCCAGAAGAAACCAACCAATAAACCAGAAGTAAAAGAAGCCGAACCGCGAGAATCGAAACGGAGTGCCAGGTCGAGGCGCAGAGACAGAag GAGCTCAAGCAGAGGACACAAAAACACCGAAAAGAAAGAACGGAATAGAAAAGACAGCAATGTAAGCATAGCTTACGAACCTGAGAGAAGTCGAAAAGATAGTAATGTTAGTATACAGTACGACGCTTCATACGGTCCCAAACAGCGGGAGAGGGAACGAAGGGACAGTCACAGGAGCAATCGATCATCGACCATAGGAAATAGTAGAGATGACCTTGACAGGTGGAGGTCATTGAGGTCCTACAGTCGGGAACACAGCTCTGAaag gaGAATAGTATCACAGTGTAATAGCAGAGATACGTCTGCAAACAGAGCTACCAGCCCTAAAGACAATGAAGGTTTCAGGGTTCCTACCAACACCGCTAAAACATGGTCCACAGCAAACCAG AAGAGGAGCAATGGTCCTGTGAACGGTCGTGCTGGGAGCTCTGAGCGTAAGTCACCAGAGCACGAGGGCGGCGGCCGGCGCTCTAAGAAAAGATACGTGAGGAAACGGAGGAACGCAGAGAACACTCAGCCAGCAAACAACTCATCAGCAAACATCAACTGGAGGGACGAAATCATTGAGTCCAAGAAACATGACAG atCTGAAGGCACTCATAACAGAAATAGGCTGAACAGCGTTTTGTCTGAAAAGTCCGTCACAGAGACCGGTTCTCAGCCCGGATTAATTATCTTGCCACAGAGTTCAATGACACATTTTCAGAAAGACCAAAATAT TCGTGGAGCACCAAACGAAAcccaaaaaacattatttgatcATCACAATCCGTCAAAACCTATTATCATACAGACCACTCCGTCAAAACATGACATGAGAATGGAAAGAG gTGTGAAGGAGTTTCCGCGGTACGGTTGTTCGGAGGGCGAGCGTGGTGCTCGTCACACAGCTTTACTACAGACAGTGGATCGAGCGGACGCTATACTCAAGACACACACCCTTCAGGGACCCCTGGCGTTGGCGGCCAACTGGTCAGACGTGTTGGATACCAG gaAGTTTCTACAAGGAGCTCTTCAGAGACTGCTCATGTCCGATCTGAAATTTTGTCAGGCTGATAACATAGAACAGCAGTTCTGGAAGATTCTATACTATCATTTTATAGAGAATCTAAGGAAAAGTATTGCTACGGTAACGCCCGAAGAAAAACCTGAAGTTGTCAAATTGATAAATACCATTATAGACGAAGGGAATACCTTCTTTGAGAATCTTGTACAGATGTTAgagaaaacttataaatttaataccgAAGACTATTTGAACGACAATCACGTGTTGCCGCCCAAGGGTCTCGGCTATGTGGGGCTGGCTTTGATATCGGTGCAGAAATTGTACGTTTTTCTCGGAGACTTAGCCAGATACAAGGAACAAGTTAACGAAACTAACAATTACGCCAAAAGCAAATTATGGTACACGAAAGCACAGCAAATAAATCCAAAAAATGGCAGACCATACAATCAGCTGGCAATATTAGCAATATACGCT AGAAGAAAATTAGACGCagtctattattatatgagaaGCTTAATGTCCTCGAATCCGTTCCAATCAGCTCGTGAGAGTTTACTATCCCTGTTCGACGAAAACAGAAAAAAG tatGAGGCGGCGGAGCGGAAGCGCCGTGCTGCCGCGGAGTCCAAGGCTGGTGATAGCGGTGACGGTGCCGCGGGGGGCTCCGGTGTGAGGGGAGGACTGCGAGGCGCCGCTGGTGGCTCCGGTGTGAGGGGAGGATTGCGGCGCGAGGTGTGGGTCCGACCGAGCGGACACCGCACCACTACACTCAGCCACGCGAGGCGGGACTCCTTCAATAGCATCACGCCCGTCGAG TTAAACAAAACCTTCATCACCAGCTACTTGCACGTTCACGGGAAGCTCATTACTAAGATCGG TATGGAGACGTTCCACGTGTGCGCGTGTCAGATGCTTCGTCAGTTCCGTTCCCTCCTCAACCGAGTGCCGCTGCCGACGCCAGCGCCTCGTCTGCTGCAGCTCACAGCACTCAACATGTTCGCTGTGGAGACGACCGCACAGGCCAAAG GTAGTAACGGCGAGGAGCGCTCGGCTTGGTTAGAATGCGCTTTAGGTGTATCCTTGCTAATGTTCGGTGCGCTGCTCGAGAGGTGCTGCGCGCTGCTACCCGAGCCGCAGCACACCCAGCAGCACGCCGATGCATTGCTTCTTCTGCCAGCCATTAAG ATGTGGTCGGACTGGATGTTATGTCATAGCAGTATTTGGAATCCGCCACCTAGTTTTGACAATTTCGAATTAGA aaGCGAAAACGATCCTTGGGATTGGCTTGCGAAGCTTATGAACATATTGGAAGCCCTTGACGACAAATCATTAGAATTTGAGAACGAACCGAAGGAAg GATATATCCCCGTAAGGCTGCCGGAGGATGCTTCCCTCGCTGGGTTCACGCCGCTCATGTACATGGAGCCGGCGCTGGCGCACGTGGCGCCGCACGCGCACGTCGCGCCTCACGCCGCTGAACACGCGCTGCGCATGCGCAAGCTGCTGTTCTTCGGAACCGA ATACCTGGTGGGTGTCGAGCCTCCGGTGCTCAAGCTGGAGTACCCGGTCGGTGAACAGCCGCGGTATGTGAGTGCTGTACAGCGAGCACAAGCAGACTACCCACCATTACAACATCTT TCTGAAGACTCGGAAGTCGACGAGAGTGTGAGTACGACCAGCGGTCCGACGAGTCTGAGCGAGGCTGTGGAGGCCCCGGACGACGACACCAGGGACCTGCTGAGACGGAGGGACCTTCTGGAGAACAGGAGGGCTACCATAGAGAAACGACGACAACGGATGCAG GAGATGCTTAGCACCGGATGGGTGAGCGTAGAGGTGGAAGTTCGTCCGCGTTGGTTGGTACCCGACACCAACTGCTTCATCGACCACCTGCCGTTGTTACAAGCGGTGGCCAGCGCACCATCACAGCCTTACAACCTCGCTGTGCCGCTCGTTG TTGTAACGGAGCTCGAGGGTTTGAAGAAGTGTTCTCGTTTGGGGGTTAAGGCGAGGGAC